TATTGGTGGTTTCAAGACGGAGTTGTCATATAAAGTCTCTTGCTTTTGACCTCAACCCACACATGACCAACTTGTACTTCAAGTCTCAGGGTATCCATGTAAATTAAGTGTTAAGAGTCTTTGATTGTGGTTGATTCTAGTGAATTGAGGGATTGTGATCTAACAGCAGCTACTATGTAGTTGCCGTAGCTATGCCACATAGCTCACATGCGCCAAAAACATTTATGACATGACGCTACAGTTACTCTACAGATTGTCGTCTGCAATTTTTCAGGGATTTTGTTTAGTCTTGATATGTGACATATATGATATGTCAcagtaaatggaaaaaataacaaaataattcatTCAGTTGTTTATAGGTGTCTTTAATTCATAACTGTGTTAGTATATTTTCCTCATCTGTAATATTGGATGTTGATACACAAAGAACCAAGCAGAGACACAATATATCTGCTCATTATGTCAAAAAATGTGCACTTTCTAAATTTAACCCACGGCTACCGTGTAGTTCAGAGTAACAGACTGTCCCTTATTAATGCACCTCTTCCTCTGTTCTCTTGACTTTATCAGCTGCTGTTACCCAGGGTGAGCTACCTGACTCTGGTCACAGACAAGGTGAAAAAACACTTCCTCAAAGTGATGAGAGCAGAGGATGTGGAGGAGATGTGGTTCGAGTACGAAGGAACGCCACTCAAATGGTGAGAATAACTGCTGTTGTTTGAACTGATTTCAATCAGTGGATCAATGGAGTTTTACTTTTCCAGTCATGAGATGGTGGTTTGGCATTCTGCTTATCATGTTTAAAGTTTGTTGCTGTCATGATTCTTTTTATAGAAATGTCTACTGATGAAATGCCTTTTGGCTGATCCAGTTAGTTTATTGTCCTACTTTATAAGACTGAGACCATATTAAAGGTAGCAGTATTATCTGGAAACTGGGTTGGGGTTTAATGTTATATTTAGGCATCATCTTGAAAATAAATTTAGTCAAATCTCTTCATTGGGAATAAATAATCTATTTGATGTAATTGCACTTTGTTTTGCTGCCTTGTGTAAACATATATGTTCTCTAAAGCGTTGCGCGGTCAGGACTATGTATTCACGCCACTATCAACTTAATCATTCAGGAACAGCACAGAAGCTTTTGCCAGtatttgcatttcttttctgCCTACTGACTGCTAAAATCAGAGCCAGTTATAAAGATGGAATTACAGCATGTAGCCACAAGATGTCAGTAGTGCAACACAAATGATCAGCCTATTTCACAGGCTAAGTAATAGTAAATCACTAAATAAAAAAGTAGTCATTAATTACTTGTTGTCATATAGAAAAGTAATTTTAGCCTTTTAACCATTATGATAACCAGTATGATTAGCTTATGAGTGCAAACATGAAATGCATGCATTATTATAggccaggggtctgcaaccttttacacccaaagagccatttggacccggtttccacgcaaaagaaaacactgggagccgcaaatactttttgacatctaaaatgaagataacactgtatatattgttttttatctttatgctttgtgtgaacaactaaggtgtgctgcttatgaaatccattaAGTgcaacagagaaaattaaattatatttatgtaatcaacacattttaaactcttaaagaaatataacaaaaggaaagacacccagctgaactaaaatgatccatgtagcaaacaaaaactgttgtcagccgccacccttatatcacctttgggctgttggagccttgacctgactcttaaaaaataattggaaaaaagcactatgctgctgaaaaatgaaaaatagatataattctgcctaaatatgtattttacctggttaatgcgtgcggcggggcgtggtttgcagcgctgctgcaggggaggcggacgcacctgagcgacacccgcaatcacgcctcgctgcctttacgtctgcgctatctgtgctgttgtgttgttggtggtgtatgtcgggctgtgagctgaaaagctacagccggctgtatgcgtacagcaaccgtgtgtgaaaagtgctcaataaagagatgctcaaaagcatgctcatggaaacatcgtcgggtctgccgtgatttgtttacaatgggacttctgctcctgaacctctgcgcacagagtccgcaaatcggggctatacgaagtcagtttacgcaggactgtaagctgtcatctgtcaggcgtgaacggtgtttgtcttttaacatagttcacggtggagaacagctgctgacataatgtggatccgaagatccataattggcctacctggggttgaaagtctcgataaatgcacggcaaGCGTTTGGGGGTACaccttccgcgagtgtgactcttattttgagcgatgaaaaaaataatagaatataattttatttttatacttcaatatcacaataatcttccaatttagaactacgagttaaaaagaactaacataaataaaatacacttcagctaaatacttctaatttattttcccaaaccaggcggagccgcaatataaggactaaagagccgcatgcggctccggagccgcaggttgccgacccctgttaTAGGCTCTGATGAAGAAAAGCCTCTTCATTTCTGAAACATCGAAGCATGTTAGGATTCCTTTTCTAAACATTGGAAGTTAGGATTAAAACTGTTATGATTATGTGTTATGGTTAAACTTACAAAACCActgcgcaaaaaaaaaaaatgttacatggGATTATGTGAAACAAAGTCATGATAAAATGATCTACGTAAAGATGTGACTAGACTAAAGTAAGTTGGATCTCTAGTATAACTCACCAGCTGAAAGGCTTCTACAGGGGCCTGGATTCGAGTCAGTCCTAGGCCACCTCCAGTGTGTTTTCCTCCCAGTCTCTCTCCCTACTTCCTGTCTACTCTGCTGTCTACAGGTGATGCAACTGATCAGCTTAAACGTTTCCAAGCCCAAAGATAGGGGTAAAACTAGTTTCTTGGCTTTGGGAACAAATATTCCCTCTGATGCTGAACACAAACATTCAACAAGTTTTTCTCTTGTACcataattttgtttttgcatttcatGGATACAGGCACTATCCGATTGGAGTCTTGTTTGACCTCCATGCTTCTAACAGCGTCTTACCCTGGAGCATCACTGTGCACTTTAAGGTAATAgctgatcacaagtttattgtTTTGATAAGTCTTAGCGCTCCTATCAAATTTGTTTCTAGAAGCATGAAGTTCTGTTAAACCTCTTACTTGCTCAGCTacaaatacaatacaaaatattaaaaataaatatacaacaaaATATTGAAATAGTGATGAAAGAAGAGGATTACTGTGGTTGGTGAACCAAAGCAGAGACAAAAAGACTGTGAGTTAATTGCCAGttaattgttttgctttgtctgaagatatgaaataaaaatgctctgagaacatgttttcctgtttcttgtgGTATCCCCATCATCgagctttaaatatttttgccatgtttatatgtcagaattTTCCAGATCGGGACCTGCTCCACTGCCCATCCAGCTCTGTGATAGAGGCTCACTTCATGTCCAGCATCAAGGAGGCCGACGCCCTGAAGCACAAGAGCCAAGTTGTCAATGACATGCAGAAGAAAGACCACAAACAGCTGTGGATGGGCTTGCAGAACGGTGAGACACACGCACATGCCCATTTCAGGGTGTGGCGTTGACATGCACACAAAGAATACATCCAAACAGATTGGCAGATGATCATGatacacaaacaaaccaaagaGAGGGACGGTCTGAGTTTGGAAACTTCTTTCCAAACACCCACCACTCTGTGTTTCCACACCATCATTCCAAACAGATTAGTCTCCTACCGGCTTTATAGAACAGTCGAAGCTTGTGTTGGGAGAGGTGTCAGGGAGAACTGGATGCCTCTGATTTGTGGTTTGTTATAAAACTTGTGCTCGTCTTTGAATCGCAACCCAGTGTGCAACATGATGTGCCTGGAATGTCTGCTGGTCAAGCTGATTAAAATGGTAACTATAAACACTTCAACCACCAGGGATGCAGCCGCCCTTTGGATCAGTCAGCAGCAAATGTGTCATCTTGGTTTTCTGTATAATTACTTACTTCTTAGTTATTATTAGAGCACACAAATGTTATTCCAGACCAGTCACGCTTATATCTAAATGTCTAAAGTGGAATTTATAGTCCTGCAAATGTGTCCGTCTGTCTACACGTTTCCATTTCGAGAGGGTGGGGAGAGGGATTTATACCGACTGCTGGCGCAGTCCTGTGCAGTCCTCCGAAATGCTACATCTACATCGCTGGAAGTAGATGACATATACTTCTCCCAGATGCCGGCTGGTTGATAGTGGACCGAAACTACAGCAGAGTTCACCAGGAAAAGAAGaactgccaaaaaaaaaaaaacccttaaagaTCAAAAAATCCAGGATGAAAAGCACAGAAAGTGGCTGAAGTGAGCACTTCTCGTCGTTGTCAACACTCAGTTTCAGTTCTTTGTATGTTATAACTTCACTCTTCTCCATGGCTGgctgacatggagaagagtgtTTTTGGCTGATGGAGCAAAAACAGTAAAGCAAGAGTGACCCACAGACTGGTTGTGCTTTTCCCCTGCCTCCATTTGACAACAGAGATCACTGCAGGCACACGGGGTATCCCTGGACTGGGGCAAACAGCGAACACACCACCCATCCTGAACAATAAATTCTGCTTAAAGTAGCAAAAGCCATTTATATGAATATTATTACAAGTAAGTCTGCGACTAACGGTTCTTTTGGTTAGTTTGCATAGTCTATGGATGTGAAAATTGTTAATGCCTATCTCTCAGATAGTTTGTTTATAGTTGTTATTAGCCCATAACTGTCAAAACTGCACACTGTGCATGTGGCATTTGTAAGAGTCGAACAGGTTTGCAGAAAAACCCAAGGGCTTCAAACCCGCAAAACTTCAGCTGCTTGTCTCTCTCCCACTTTCCCCTGAAACTCGTGGTGTGAAAAGAACAAAATCTCACAATTTAttacaaaaaaagcaaataaaagtttatttagAAGACTCTTTAAAAGATAAGGTTAtgaacttctttttttaaccgAGGGTTTTGTTTGAAACTGCATTTAACAGAGAAAAAGCAAGTCCTTTTAACCTATCCAAAAAGAAGGAGTTGGCCCCAGACGTGAAAGTGAAAGATGAAACTTAATCTGAACTAAAACTTTCACATCCAAAACAGATCAGAAACAGAGAGGGCTCAAACTTTCAtccaggagagagaaaaaacagaatgtTCATGTGAAAGTAAGGCAGGGATGCAGGTGGGGGTTTGACATTAGCACATGCTGTGTGGAAACATTTTGATGGTGAAAGATCACACTGTACCTAAAAGACTAAATTCCTGTGTTGCTTTGACAGTTGGCCCGAGTAACACTGACACTAAATTTCAGTTTTAGTGACGCGTCTCTATCTTTTACTGTAACCTCCATGTGAAGGCGCTGAGGTGTTTGAAAACTGGTGTTTCTCAGAGTTAAAGAACAATTTTCATTCTCATTCTAGCACATGTCTTAGGCTAGGCATAtattaaattcagttcagttcagtttaagtTACACCCACTCTGAACAAcagtgctttatattgcaccCCGCCCCCCAAAACATACAATATtaaaccctttaaaaaaaacaacctaaacCAGCCATTCCCAAAGTGAAGAGTGCTGTGGCTCACTTAAAAACCAGAAAATCTTCATCTTAAATTTTCGCCCACACTTTGAGAATCATTGCTCTAAGCATTTGGGGACATTAAAAGGAAGAACTGTCTGTTAAGTAGAAGAGACTACCAGCAGCACCAACCCAGCCCACTAGCAACCCAGGACCTGTTAGTACTGTTGCTGCAGTGATCTGAAGATGTTTGAGAACAGCTTTCTGAGACAGATGTTTCTCATTTTAATAGTATTGCGTATATTTAAGGCTATCCTGCGCATTTGCTTCGTGAGTGTTAAGGGACacatcctggtcaaaaatgactcagagATTCCTCAGTGCATTGCTGGAGGCCAGATAATGCTATCCAGAGTAAATGCCTGGATAGACGCCATGTTTCTGTTCAATAAtctaatttttttctta
This sequence is a window from Oreochromis aureus strain Israel breed Guangdong linkage group 11, ZZ_aureus, whole genome shotgun sequence. Protein-coding genes within it:
- the atg5 gene encoding autophagy protein 5 isoform X2, yielding MADDKDVLRDVWFGRIPTCFTLNQDEVTEREAEAYYLLLPRVSYLTLVTDKVKKHFLKVMRAEDVEEMWFEYEGTPLKWHYPIGVLFDLHASNSVLPWSITVHFKNFPDRDLLHCPSSSVIEAHFMSSIKEADALKHKSQVVNDMQKKDHKQLWMGLQNDKFDQFWAMNRKLMEYPTEEGGFRYIPFRIYQAMTGNDRPFIQKLFRPVSPEGNAYTLGDLLKEMYPAAITNDGLSARI